The proteins below are encoded in one region of Aulosira sp. FACHB-615:
- the ppsA gene encoding phosphoenolpyruvate synthase encodes MVTASHQILSSLSKEQSLILWFDEVGIQDIHLVGGKNASLGEMIQQLTPKGVNVPTGFATTAYAYRYFIQSAGLEIQLRQLFADLNVEDVNNLRERGEKARSLLLHTPFPNDLRQAIAQAYESLCDKYQTQTDVAVRSSATAEDLPDASFAGQQETYLNIVGVDEVITACHKCFASIFTDRAISYRHTKGFDHFNVALSVGVQKMVRSDLATSGVMFSIDTETGFKDAALITAAYGLGENVVQGAVNPDEYVVFKPTLKTGFRPILDKKLGSKEIKMIYVSASEIDLVACAADNAHTLTVKSDDNCKLTKNVPVSESDRTKFALNDAEILQLGHWACVIEDHYSQVHGNYTPMDIEWAKDGITNQLFIVQARPETVQSQKKGNILRSYRLMLGNSESGVGNGQNSPQLPTPNSPLPIVTGRAIGEAISQGKVSVIVDVHNLDKFQPGDVLVTERTDPDWEPIMKRASAIITNAGGRTCHAAIIARELGVPAIVGCGNATQVLQNGQAVTVSCAEGEDGKVYPGLLPFEVKEVPLENLPRTRTQILMNVGNPQEAFSLSAIPNDGVGLARTEFIIANQIQIHPMALIHYDQLQDEKVKLQIAEITALYHHKPQYFVDKLAQGIARIAAAFYPKPVIVRMSDFKSNEYANLLGGKQFEPNEENPMLGWRGAARYYDEGYKAAFALECQAIKRVRDEMGLTNVIPMIPFCRTPEEGRLVLAEMAKNGLQQGVNNLQVYVMCELPSNVILAEEFADVFDGFSIGSNDLTQLTLGLDRDSALVARLFDERSPAVKQMVKMAIEAAKKRHRKIGICGQAPSDYPEFAQFLVEQGIDSISLNPDSVLKTMLEIAKVENPES; translated from the coding sequence TGGTTTGATGAAGTAGGCATTCAAGACATACACCTAGTAGGTGGAAAAAATGCCTCTTTGGGAGAGATGATTCAACAATTAACCCCCAAAGGTGTGAATGTACCAACGGGGTTTGCAACTACAGCTTATGCTTATCGTTATTTTATTCAATCGGCAGGGTTAGAAATCCAGTTACGGCAACTTTTTGCTGATTTAAATGTTGAGGATGTGAACAATTTACGCGAACGTGGAGAAAAAGCGCGATCGCTATTATTACACACACCATTCCCCAACGATTTACGCCAAGCCATTGCCCAAGCCTACGAAAGTTTATGTGATAAATATCAAACCCAAACCGATGTTGCAGTTCGTTCTAGCGCCACGGCGGAAGACTTACCTGATGCGAGTTTTGCCGGACAGCAAGAAACTTATTTAAATATTGTTGGTGTTGATGAAGTAATTACAGCTTGTCATAAATGTTTTGCTTCTATATTTACTGACCGCGCTATTTCTTATCGTCATACAAAAGGATTTGATCATTTTAATGTAGCTTTATCAGTTGGTGTCCAAAAAATGGTGCGTTCTGATTTAGCTACATCTGGGGTGATGTTTTCAATTGATACCGAAACCGGATTTAAGGATGCAGCCTTAATTACCGCCGCCTACGGTTTAGGGGAAAACGTTGTCCAAGGTGCTGTAAATCCTGATGAATATGTAGTATTTAAACCCACATTAAAAACAGGTTTTCGGCCGATTTTGGATAAGAAATTAGGCAGTAAAGAAATCAAAATGATTTATGTGTCGGCTTCGGAAATTGATTTAGTCGCTTGTGCTGCTGACAATGCCCATACATTAACAGTTAAATCAGATGATAATTGCAAGTTAACCAAAAATGTCCCGGTTTCGGAAAGCGATCGCACCAAATTTGCCCTCAATGACGCAGAAATTTTACAATTAGGGCATTGGGCTTGCGTCATCGAAGACCATTATTCCCAAGTCCACGGTAATTACACCCCAATGGATATTGAGTGGGCAAAAGATGGCATTACCAATCAACTATTTATAGTGCAAGCGCGTCCTGAAACTGTGCAGTCGCAGAAAAAAGGCAATATCTTACGCAGCTATCGCCTAATGTTAGGGAATAGTGAATCGGGAGTAGGGAATGGGCAAAATTCCCCCCAACTCCCCACTCCCAACTCCCCACTCCCTATAGTTACCGGACGCGCCATAGGTGAAGCCATCAGCCAAGGTAAAGTGAGTGTCATTGTCGATGTTCACAACCTTGATAAATTCCAGCCAGGGGATGTGTTAGTTACCGAGAGAACCGACCCGGACTGGGAACCAATTATGAAACGCGCCAGTGCAATTATTACCAATGCTGGTGGTCGTACCTGCCATGCAGCGATTATTGCACGAGAATTAGGTGTGCCGGCGATCGTTGGTTGCGGGAATGCGACACAAGTCTTGCAAAATGGTCAAGCAGTCACCGTTTCCTGTGCTGAAGGGGAAGACGGTAAAGTTTATCCTGGCTTGTTACCCTTTGAAGTCAAAGAAGTCCCCTTAGAAAACTTACCCCGCACTCGTACACAAATTTTAATGAATGTTGGTAATCCCCAGGAGGCTTTTAGCTTATCTGCAATTCCCAACGACGGCGTAGGTTTAGCGCGGACAGAATTTATTATTGCTAATCAAATTCAAATTCATCCAATGGCGTTAATTCATTACGACCAATTGCAAGATGAAAAAGTCAAACTCCAAATAGCAGAAATCACCGCACTTTATCATCATAAACCACAGTATTTTGTGGATAAATTAGCCCAAGGTATAGCCAGAATTGCCGCCGCATTTTATCCCAAACCTGTGATTGTGCGAATGTCAGATTTTAAGAGTAATGAATACGCCAATTTATTAGGTGGTAAACAATTTGAACCGAATGAAGAAAACCCGATGTTGGGTTGGCGTGGTGCCGCACGTTATTATGATGAAGGTTATAAAGCTGCTTTTGCTTTAGAATGTCAAGCTATCAAACGAGTCCGGGATGAAATGGGTTTAACAAATGTCATCCCGATGATTCCATTTTGCCGCACTCCCGAAGAAGGCAGGTTAGTATTAGCAGAGATGGCAAAAAATGGCTTGCAACAAGGTGTGAATAACTTGCAAGTTTATGTGATGTGCGAGTTACCAAGTAATGTAATTTTGGCAGAAGAATTTGCTGATGTTTTTGATGGTTTCTCCATAGGTTCCAATGATTTGACACAGCTAACCTTGGGTTTAGACAGAGATTCAGCTTTAGTCGCCAGATTATTTGATGAACGCAGTCCCGCCGTCAAGCAAATGGTGAAAATGGCTATTGAAGCCGCTAAAAAACGCCACCGGAAAATCGGTATATGCGGACAAGCACCCAGCGATTATCCAGAATTTGCTCAGTTTTTAGTTGAACAAGGAATTGATTCGATTAGTCTAAATCCTGATTCGGTATTAAAAACAATGCTGGAAATTGCTAAAGTAGAAAATCCTGAGTCTTAA
- a CDS encoding XisI protein — protein MGTLEQYRQLICRILSEHTKIPYSYGNIQHETIFDKEQDRYLVMILGREPVPELSPTATRRVHGCLIHVDIIDGKIWIQRDGTEDGIAKELVNAGVPKNQIVLGFWSEELRQDSEFAIA, from the coding sequence ATGGGTACGTTGGAACAATACAGACAGCTAATTTGCCGTATTCTGAGTGAACATACAAAAATTCCTTACTCTTACGGTAATATTCAACACGAAACTATCTTTGATAAAGAACAAGACCGATATTTAGTGATGATTTTAGGTCGAGAACCAGTACCAGAACTCTCGCCAACTGCAACTCGCCGGGTTCACGGCTGTCTGATTCACGTTGATATTATTGATGGTAAGATTTGGATTCAGCGTGACGGTACGGAAGACGGAATTGCTAAAGAACTCGTCAATGCTGGCGTACCGAAAAATCAGATTGTGTTGGGATTTTGGTCTGAGGAACTGCGACAAGATTCAGAATTTGCGATCGCTTAA
- a CDS encoding dolichyl-phosphate-mannose--protein mannosyltransferase codes for MSKNWFRIGLVSIFLLSLAVRFWGLDRFNTLVFDEVYYAKFGNNYLTHVPFFDGHPPLGKLIIALGIWLGSHVKFLYESMNGLTGSLRSPWDYRWINAFLGSFIPLLNAGIAYQLSSRRSFALIAGLFTAVDGIFIVESRYALINIYIVIFGLLGHWLFLLALNHQKQQRKLFLIIAGIAFGCSIATKWNGLFFLAGVYGLWLFAWIWQIIGKKINHNSEEIHQQTESPLQKLTQIYAWQIILFLGVIPLIVYSLIWIPHLQLDTKYGFIEVHKQILSFHERLGGNNANVHPYCAAWYKWPLLIRPMAYYYKTAYSIHEPLPVLGPDLPANAGKIIYDVHAMGNPFLWWFSVAAMLFLIGMLIVSMVMFLQQKKQFTLPKNFTVDTWIALYLVVNYATNLVPWMRVSRCAFIYHYMTAVVFAFLAIAWFVDQCLRSYYYPLQAIGVSLSVIILVAFVFWLPIYLGLPLKIELYRLRMWFNSWI; via the coding sequence ATGAGTAAAAACTGGTTTCGCATTGGGTTAGTGAGTATCTTTTTACTCTCACTCGCTGTCAGGTTTTGGGGACTAGACAGGTTTAACACCTTAGTCTTTGATGAAGTTTACTACGCTAAGTTTGGAAATAACTATCTTACCCATGTTCCGTTTTTCGATGGTCATCCACCATTGGGAAAACTGATCATTGCTCTCGGTATATGGCTGGGTAGCCATGTAAAATTTTTGTATGAGAGTATGAATGGACTTACGGGTTCACTGCGATCGCCTTGGGATTATCGTTGGATTAATGCTTTTTTAGGTTCATTTATCCCTTTATTAAATGCTGGGATTGCTTATCAACTAAGTTCACGGCGTAGCTTTGCTTTAATTGCTGGGTTATTTACGGCTGTTGATGGCATTTTTATTGTTGAATCCCGCTATGCTTTGATTAATATATATATCGTAATATTTGGGTTATTAGGTCATTGGTTGTTTCTTTTAGCCTTAAATCATCAAAAACAACAACGTAAATTATTTTTAATTATTGCTGGTATTGCTTTTGGTTGCTCAATTGCGACCAAGTGGAATGGTTTATTTTTTCTAGCAGGTGTTTATGGTTTGTGGCTATTTGCTTGGATATGGCAAATAATCGGCAAAAAAATCAATCATAATTCTGAAGAAATTCATCAGCAGACTGAATCACCACTACAAAAGCTCACTCAAATCTATGCTTGGCAAATAATATTATTTTTAGGAGTTATCCCACTTATTGTTTATAGCTTGATTTGGATTCCCCATTTACAACTAGATACCAAATATGGATTTATTGAAGTCCACAAGCAAATTTTGAGTTTTCATGAACGGTTGGGGGGAAATAATGCTAACGTGCATCCCTACTGCGCTGCTTGGTATAAATGGCCGTTGTTAATCAGACCAATGGCATATTATTACAAAACTGCCTACAGTATTCATGAGCCATTGCCTGTTTTGGGGCCAGATTTACCTGCGAATGCTGGAAAAATTATTTATGATGTTCATGCAATGGGCAATCCTTTTTTATGGTGGTTTAGCGTTGCTGCCATGTTATTTTTAATCGGAATGCTCATTGTTTCAATGGTAATGTTTTTGCAGCAAAAAAAACAATTTACCTTACCGAAAAACTTTACTGTCGATACCTGGATTGCTTTGTACCTAGTGGTAAATTATGCCACTAATTTAGTACCTTGGATGAGAGTATCGCGCTGCGCGTTTATTTACCACTATATGACGGCTGTGGTATTTGCATTTCTCGCGATCGCTTGGTTTGTAGATCAATGCCTACGGAGTTATTATTATCCATTGCAGGCGATCGGTGTCAGCCTTTCTGTAATTATTTTGGTGGCTTTTGTGTTTTGGTTGCCGATTTATTTAGGTTTACCACTGAAAATCGAACTTTATCGCCTCAGAATGTGGTTTAACTCTTGGATTTAA
- a CDS encoding ATP-binding protein — protein MELNLQLPSINVTSLKEAPIHTSRQIQPHGILLVLAEPELQILQVSNNTWAVFGIEPEAMLQKKLEDLLDSYQLERIKAGLAEANLEFINPTKLWFRKKGDEYIVFDAVFHRNSEGCLILELEPTFSQENIPFLSFYHLAKASINQLEKTSNLRDFCQIIVQEVRKVTGFDRVMLYKFDHDGHGSVIAEEKLETLEPYLGLHYPESDIPKPARKLFASNSIRIIPDAKAEPVQLIPAINPVSQRSVDLTNSILRSAASCHLEYLHNMGVGASLTISLIKDQKLWGLIACHHQTPKFVSYELRKACEFLGRVIFAEISAREETEDYDYRMNLTHIQSLLVEYMSQEENFIDGLVKHQPNLLDLTSAQGAAVCFGDRCTLIGETPAEEDLNFLVQWLKNNVDEEVFYTNSLPQVYPDAEKFKNVASGLLAIPISKRNYVLWFRPEVIQTVNWGGDPHKAFEVSQTNGDVRLCPRKSFELWKETVKLTSLPWQYVEIKAALELRKAIVNIVLRQADELAQLAQDLERSNAELKKFAYVASHDLQEPLNQVANYVQLLEMRYNEELDEDAKEFIGFAVQGVSLMQTLIDDVLAYSKVDTQAIAFQLTEVETALEHALSNLRQRIAETGTVITYDPLPTVMAGSTQLMQLFQNLIANAIKFRSDNPPRIHVGAERLEDEWLFWVRDNGIGIEPKFSDRIFVIFQRLHTRDEYPGTGMGLAICKKIAECHRGRIWVESQLGEGATFYFTIPVGGRERERRNGRQAQNHLFGRG, from the coding sequence ATGGAATTGAATTTACAACTTCCTAGCATTAATGTTACTAGCTTAAAAGAAGCGCCAATTCATACTTCTCGCCAAATCCAGCCCCACGGAATATTGTTAGTTTTGGCAGAACCAGAATTACAAATCTTACAAGTGAGTAATAATACCTGGGCTGTGTTCGGGATCGAACCCGAAGCAATGTTACAAAAGAAACTGGAAGATTTATTAGACTCTTATCAACTAGAAAGAATTAAAGCAGGGTTAGCCGAAGCTAATTTAGAGTTTATCAACCCGACCAAACTTTGGTTCCGCAAGAAGGGTGATGAATATATAGTTTTTGATGCAGTTTTTCACCGCAACTCAGAAGGCTGTTTAATTCTGGAACTAGAACCAACATTTTCCCAAGAAAACATCCCATTCTTAAGTTTTTACCATCTAGCGAAGGCTTCTATTAACCAGTTAGAAAAAACTTCAAACCTGCGGGACTTTTGCCAAATCATTGTTCAAGAAGTGCGGAAGGTAACTGGTTTTGACCGGGTAATGTTATATAAATTTGATCATGATGGACATGGTTCAGTGATTGCCGAAGAAAAGCTAGAAACCCTAGAGCCTTATTTAGGTTTACATTATCCTGAATCAGATATTCCTAAACCAGCAAGAAAGTTATTTGCATCTAATTCTATTAGAATTATCCCGGATGCCAAAGCCGAACCAGTACAACTGATTCCCGCCATCAATCCAGTTAGTCAGCGTTCTGTAGATTTAACCAATTCTATTTTGAGAAGTGCGGCATCTTGCCATCTGGAATATTTACATAATATGGGTGTGGGTGCTTCTTTAACTATCTCCTTAATTAAAGACCAAAAACTCTGGGGATTGATTGCTTGTCATCATCAAACACCAAAATTTGTCTCCTATGAATTGCGGAAAGCCTGCGAATTTTTAGGACGAGTCATATTTGCAGAAATTTCTGCCAGAGAAGAAACAGAAGATTACGACTATCGGATGAATTTGACACATATTCAATCGCTGTTGGTTGAATATATGTCTCAGGAAGAAAACTTCATTGATGGTTTAGTTAAACATCAGCCGAATTTATTAGATTTAACCAGCGCCCAAGGTGCGGCTGTTTGTTTTGGCGATCGCTGTACACTTATAGGTGAAACTCCCGCCGAAGAAGACTTGAATTTCTTGGTACAGTGGTTAAAGAATAACGTCGATGAAGAAGTATTTTATACTAATTCTTTGCCCCAAGTTTATCCCGATGCGGAGAAATTTAAAAACGTTGCGAGTGGTTTATTAGCAATTCCCATTTCTAAACGCAATTATGTTTTGTGGTTCCGTCCTGAAGTCATTCAGACAGTGAATTGGGGTGGTGATCCTCATAAAGCATTTGAAGTTAGCCAAACAAATGGCGATGTCCGCCTGTGTCCCCGCAAATCTTTTGAATTGTGGAAAGAAACAGTCAAACTGACATCTTTACCTTGGCAATATGTGGAAATTAAAGCCGCATTGGAATTGCGAAAAGCAATTGTAAATATTGTCTTGCGCCAAGCCGATGAACTGGCTCAATTAGCCCAAGATTTAGAACGTTCTAACGCCGAATTGAAAAAATTTGCCTACGTTGCTTCCCATGACTTGCAAGAACCACTCAATCAAGTGGCGAATTATGTGCAGTTATTAGAGATGCGTTATAACGAAGAACTGGACGAAGACGCGAAAGAATTTATTGGCTTCGCCGTTCAGGGTGTGAGTTTAATGCAGACTTTGATTGATGACGTACTAGCATACTCCAAAGTTGATACTCAAGCGATCGCATTTCAACTAACAGAAGTCGAAACCGCCTTAGAACACGCCCTCAGCAACTTACGACAGCGCATTGCTGAAACTGGTACGGTAATTACTTATGATCCCTTACCCACAGTCATGGCTGGTAGTACCCAGTTAATGCAGTTATTTCAGAACTTGATTGCTAACGCCATCAAATTCCGTAGCGACAACCCACCCCGCATTCATGTAGGTGCAGAAAGATTAGAAGATGAATGGTTGTTCTGGGTACGCGATAATGGTATCGGTATAGAACCCAAATTTAGCGATCGCATTTTTGTCATCTTCCAACGCCTACACACCAGAGACGAGTATCCTGGTACGGGTATGGGTTTAGCTATATGTAAAAAAATTGCCGAATGTCATCGAGGTCGCATCTGGGTAGAATCACAACTTGGTGAGGGAGCTACCTTCTACTTTACAATTCCAGTTGGAGGGCGCGAGCGTGAGCGTAGAAACGGAAGACAAGCCCAAAACCATCTTTTTGGTCGAGGATAA